From Blattabacterium cuenoti, the proteins below share one genomic window:
- the coaD gene encoding pantetheine-phosphate adenylyltransferase has product MDSKIAVFPGTFDPITLGHYDIIIRSLNLFDKIVVAIGKNSEKKHMFSIHKRKKWIQKTFLDFPKIEIDLFKGLTTSFCIKKKAKFILRGIRNQFDFEFEKNIIYVNRELNKKNCIETIFILSSYKNSHISSRAVRDIIRNKGDYTIFVPPYVRV; this is encoded by the coding sequence ATGGATAGTAAAATAGCTGTATTTCCTGGAACTTTTGATCCAATAACTTTAGGACATTATGACATAATTATTAGATCCTTAAATTTATTTGATAAAATAGTTGTAGCTATTGGAAAGAATTCAGAAAAAAAACATATGTTTTCTATTCATAAGAGAAAGAAATGGATACAAAAAACTTTTTTAGATTTTCCAAAAATAGAAATTGATTTATTTAAAGGTTTAACTACTTCTTTTTGTATAAAGAAAAAAGCTAAATTTATATTAAGAGGGATCAGAAATCAATTCGATTTTGAATTTGAAAAAAACATTATTTATGTAAATAGAGAATTAAATAAAAAAAATTGTATAGAAACTATTTTTATTCTTTCTTCTTATAAAAATTCACATATTAGTTCTCGTGCTGTAAGAGATATTATAAGAAATAAAGGTGATTATACTATTTTTGTTCCTCCTTATGTAAGAGTTTAA
- a CDS encoding PSP1 domain-containing protein — MKKSCTVCSQQKCNQNIEGKCVKLNVVDWLSNIRSPFIDEKEYYIVEVQFKNDRKEFFHNEKKINLFKDDFVTVESKLNEYDIGKVTLTGELVKIQMRNKNISLNSLKMKKIYRKSTKKEISKYNFLKKEESSMLLESRKIANELNISMKICDIEYQGDGEKATFYYTAENRIDFRQLIKNFASKFRIRIEMRQIGYRQESAKIGGIGSCGRELCCSTWLKNFRSVSTNSARYQQLSINIEKLTGLCNKLKCCLNYELDTYLSSIKDFPDFNCKIKTKKGIAQCMKIDVFQKKMWFSYIKKPNIWFSLNIDDIKIILKKDKITPPLEELTTVNIIKRTELTFH, encoded by the coding sequence ATGAAAAAATCATGCACCGTTTGTTCTCAACAAAAATGTAATCAAAATATAGAAGGAAAATGTGTTAAACTAAATGTAGTAGATTGGCTTTCTAATATAAGATCTCCTTTTATAGATGAGAAAGAATATTATATAGTTGAAGTACAATTCAAAAATGATAGAAAAGAATTTTTCCATAATGAAAAAAAAATAAATCTTTTTAAAGATGATTTTGTTACCGTAGAATCCAAATTAAATGAATACGATATTGGAAAAGTGACTTTAACTGGAGAGTTAGTTAAAATACAAATGCGAAACAAAAATATTTCTTTAAATTCCTTAAAAATGAAAAAGATTTATAGAAAATCTACAAAAAAAGAAATATCTAAATACAATTTCTTAAAAAAAGAAGAATCTTCGATGCTTCTTGAATCAAGAAAAATTGCAAATGAATTAAATATTTCTATGAAAATTTGTGATATAGAATATCAAGGAGATGGAGAAAAAGCTACTTTTTATTACACAGCAGAAAATAGAATAGATTTTCGTCAATTAATCAAAAATTTTGCTTCAAAATTTCGTATTAGAATAGAAATGCGTCAAATAGGATATAGACAAGAATCGGCAAAAATTGGAGGAATTGGTTCATGTGGACGTGAATTATGTTGTTCTACTTGGTTAAAAAATTTTAGAAGTGTCTCAACAAACTCGGCTAGATATCAACAACTTTCTATAAATATAGAAAAATTAACTGGTTTGTGTAATAAATTAAAATGCTGCCTTAATTATGAATTAGATACTTATTTATCTTCCATAAAGGATTTTCCTGATTTTAACTGTAAAATAAAAACAAAAAAAGGAATAGCTCAATGTATGAAAATTGATGTTTTTCAAAAAAAAATGTGGTTTTCTTATATAAAAAAACCGAATATATGGTTTAGTTTAAACATAGATGATATCAAAATCATCTTAAAAAAAGATAAAATTACTCCTCCTTTAGAGGAATTAACTACAGTTAATATTATTAAAAGAACAGAATTAACGTTTCATTAA
- a CDS encoding transglycosylase domain-containing protein, giving the protein MYYLNKKKSTKIFGLLIFYFWFFFFLGIGVIFLIFYSAYKGHLGALPSTKDIENPTMEVGSEVYDTNGVLLGKFFSENRTLITYKKLPKNLVNALISKEDIRFKHHSGIDIKSLLRAIFSLGKKGGGSTISQQLAKLLFTGKSAKNKWQRIHQKLLEWVMAIELEKRYTKEEIITMYYNKFDFLYNAKGIETAALTYFNKTASELDLGECAILVGMLENPSFYNPRLYPIRTKNQRNLVLFQMKKYNFLNKNIYEKELEKPVQINFKLQRKNFELSTYYGDFLKKEIQEELDNYEKRTGKKLSLYSSGLKIYTSIDIRMQNYAEKSVKQHLSKLQILFNNSQKKNKNAPFLNITKEKTNRIILSAVHRTQLYQDLKQKGMTEEQIIKIFKKPQNTKLFTWKGTKEVLISPWDFIRYQKSIIQAGLLSIEPSTGYIKAWVGGIDFNYFQYDHVSKTQRQVGSIFKPILYAAAISELHYSPCTKISNEKFHLGKWSPRNSNGRYGGFLTLKDGLALSVNTISARLISKMTPKPVINLAKKMGIKSIIPENPSIALGSADLTLYEMTGSFNTFTNKGFYSKPTMLVRIEDKYGKLIKDHIDFSSRRQVFSEEVAYVMIKLMQGVVQYGTAKRLNKYNHLFFGNVAGKTGTTNENSDGWFIGMIPNLTTGVWVGWEDRFSHFENIKLGQGANMALPIWAYYMNNLYKDSNLVYHEQFIFQKPENFHLDNCIEEEYKHSNESNESNESNESNESNESNESNEDEKNKDLKNIIETDNFLNKEEDNIKKNDE; this is encoded by the coding sequence GTGTATTATCTTAATAAGAAAAAAAGTACAAAAATATTTGGTTTACTCATTTTTTATTTCTGGTTTTTCTTTTTTTTAGGAATAGGAGTTATTTTTTTAATCTTTTATTCAGCATATAAAGGTCATTTAGGAGCTTTACCAAGCACAAAAGATATAGAAAATCCTACTATGGAAGTAGGATCAGAAGTTTATGATACAAATGGTGTTTTATTAGGTAAATTTTTTTCAGAAAATAGAACTTTGATTACCTATAAAAAGTTACCAAAAAATCTTGTTAATGCTCTTATTTCAAAAGAAGATATCCGTTTTAAACATCATTCTGGTATTGACATTAAATCTCTCTTAAGAGCTATTTTTTCTTTGGGGAAAAAAGGAGGTGGTAGTACAATTTCTCAACAACTAGCTAAACTCCTTTTTACAGGGAAATCAGCTAAAAATAAATGGCAAAGAATTCATCAAAAACTTTTAGAATGGGTAATGGCTATTGAATTAGAAAAACGTTATACGAAAGAAGAAATAATTACTATGTATTATAACAAATTTGATTTTTTATATAATGCTAAAGGAATAGAGACTGCTGCTCTCACTTATTTTAATAAAACAGCTTCTGAATTAGATTTAGGAGAATGCGCTATATTAGTTGGAATGTTAGAAAATCCGTCATTTTACAATCCAAGATTATATCCAATAAGAACTAAAAATCAAAGAAATCTTGTTCTTTTTCAAATGAAAAAATATAATTTTTTAAACAAAAACATATATGAAAAAGAATTAGAAAAACCTGTTCAAATAAATTTTAAATTACAAAGAAAAAATTTCGAATTATCAACGTATTATGGTGATTTTTTGAAAAAAGAAATTCAAGAAGAATTAGATAATTATGAAAAAAGAACAGGAAAAAAATTAAGTTTATATTCAAGTGGTTTAAAAATATATACATCTATCGATATAAGAATGCAAAATTATGCAGAAAAATCAGTAAAACAACATCTTAGCAAATTGCAAATTTTATTTAATAATTCTCAAAAGAAAAATAAAAATGCCCCATTTCTAAATATTACAAAGGAAAAAACAAACAGAATTATTCTTTCTGCAGTTCACAGAACACAATTATATCAAGATCTTAAACAAAAAGGAATGACGGAAGAACAAATTATAAAGATTTTTAAAAAACCACAAAATACAAAATTATTTACTTGGAAAGGAACAAAAGAAGTATTAATATCCCCATGGGATTTTATCCGTTATCAAAAAAGTATAATCCAAGCAGGATTATTATCCATAGAACCTTCGACGGGTTATATAAAAGCATGGGTAGGGGGAATAGATTTTAATTATTTTCAATATGATCATGTTTCAAAAACACAACGTCAAGTTGGTTCTATCTTTAAACCTATTTTATATGCTGCGGCTATCAGTGAATTACATTATTCTCCATGTACAAAAATATCCAATGAAAAATTCCATTTAGGAAAATGGAGTCCAAGAAATTCAAATGGAAGATATGGAGGTTTTTTAACATTAAAAGATGGATTAGCATTATCTGTTAATACTATTTCAGCTCGTCTTATATCAAAAATGACACCAAAACCAGTCATTAATTTAGCAAAAAAAATGGGAATAAAATCAATTATTCCTGAAAATCCATCTATAGCACTTGGATCAGCTGATTTAACCTTATATGAAATGACTGGATCTTTTAATACATTTACTAATAAGGGTTTTTATAGTAAGCCTACTATGTTAGTCAGAATAGAAGATAAATATGGTAAATTAATTAAAGATCATATAGATTTTAGTAGCAGAAGACAAGTATTTAGTGAAGAAGTAGCGTATGTTATGATAAAATTAATGCAAGGTGTAGTCCAATATGGAACTGCAAAAAGATTAAATAAATATAATCATCTTTTTTTTGGAAATGTTGCAGGAAAAACAGGAACTACTAATGAAAATTCAGATGGATGGTTTATAGGGATGATTCCTAATTTAACTACTGGAGTTTGGGTAGGTTGGGAAGATAGATTTTCTCATTTTGAGAATATTAAGTTGGGACAGGGAGCTAATATGGCTCTACCGATATGGGCATATTATATGAATAATCTATACAAAGATTCAAATCTTGTTTATCATGAACAATTTATATTCCAGAAACCGGAAAATTTTCATTTGGATAATTGTATTGAAGAAGAATACAAACATTCTAATGAATCCAATGAATCCAATGAATCCAATGAATCCAATGAATCCAATGAATCCAATGAATCCAATGAAGATGAAAAAAATAAGGATTTAAAAAATATTATAGAGACAGATAACTTTTTAAATAAAGAAGAAGATAATATTAAAAAAAATGACGAATAA
- a CDS encoding NAD(P)-dependent oxidoreductase: MTNKRILILDKIHPFILKKLRINGFFCNEKYSESEEEIKKTIFSYNGIILKSRLKIDKNFLNKAMNLKFIARVGSGIENIDQEYAYKKNIKLITSPEGNKDSVAEHAIGMLLSIMNHICISNEEIRKGKWNRELNKGKEIKGKTIGIIGYGNTGKAFAKKISSFNAKILCYDILPNKGDQNAIQVDINKIYKESDIISLHIPYTRNTKGMINENFIKNFKKPFYLINTSRGKCVFIDHLINAIKYGKILGACLDVIDYESNLFENLFRNKKFSKKFYNFLQSKNIILTPHIAGLTKESERKMANIIVKKIFSIYNSFSYM; encoded by the coding sequence ATGACGAATAAAAGAATATTAATTTTAGACAAAATTCATCCTTTTATTTTAAAAAAGTTAAGAATAAATGGTTTTTTTTGTAACGAAAAATATTCGGAATCCGAAGAAGAAATAAAAAAAACTATATTTAGTTATAATGGAATTATTTTAAAAAGCAGATTAAAAATAGATAAAAATTTTTTAAATAAAGCTATGAATTTAAAATTTATAGCTCGTGTTGGATCAGGAATAGAAAATATAGATCAAGAATATGCATATAAAAAAAATATCAAATTAATAACTTCTCCAGAAGGAAATAAAGATTCAGTTGCAGAGCATGCTATCGGAATGCTACTTTCTATAATGAATCATATCTGTATTTCTAATGAAGAAATAAGGAAAGGAAAATGGAATAGGGAATTAAATAAAGGAAAAGAAATAAAAGGAAAGACTATAGGAATCATAGGATATGGAAATACAGGAAAAGCTTTTGCAAAAAAAATTTCATCATTTAATGCAAAAATATTATGTTACGATATTTTACCTAATAAAGGAGATCAGAATGCAATACAAGTAGATATAAATAAAATTTATAAAGAATCAGATATTATTAGTTTACATATTCCTTATACAAGGAATACAAAAGGAATGATAAATGAAAATTTTATTAAAAACTTCAAAAAACCTTTTTATTTGATTAATACTTCTAGAGGAAAATGCGTTTTTATTGATCACTTAATCAATGCTATAAAATATGGTAAAATACTTGGAGCATGTTTAGATGTCATAGATTATGAATCTAATTTATTTGAAAATTTATTTCGAAATAAAAAGTTTTCTAAAAAATTTTATAATTTTCTTCAATCTAAAAACATAATTTTAACTCCACATATTGCTGGATTAACAAAAGAATCAGAACGTAAAATGGCAAACATAATTGTCAAAAAAATTTTTTCTATTTATAATTCTTTCTCATATATGTAA
- a CDS encoding flavodoxin domain-containing protein — protein sequence MSILNKEKEKITAKVLEKKLLSDKKKGSSRDIYHIEFIMIKNDKTNIKDNNQYYYEPGDSIRIVPNNTIKEVQKILNFFNLNINQENLINRFIKLNISHLSTNFLKNYSFLIKKNFSSNKEWKLYDLLRFIPPNKDFQLENLVKIIEPIKPRFYSISSSPKVNLLEIHISVLLDQFRIDGKTRYGHCSNFLSNLEKGEKITFSIHRNQSFKLPKNDENMILICSGTGIAPFRSFLYEREKVISKGKSWLFFGLQKRFFDFLLYQMEIKNWKKKGILSRVDFAFSRDQKNKIYVQDKIWENRIDFFLWIKSGAHIYICGKKKPMSLDVENTIFRIIKEVGFCNPEYFIRNMKKKKKYLKDVY from the coding sequence ATGTCTATTCTTAATAAAGAAAAGGAGAAAATAACAGCGAAGGTATTAGAAAAGAAACTATTAAGTGATAAAAAAAAAGGATCTAGTAGAGATATATATCATATTGAATTTATCATGATAAAAAATGATAAAACAAACATAAAAGATAATAATCAATATTATTATGAACCAGGTGATTCTATAAGAATTGTTCCTAACAATACAATAAAAGAAGTTCAAAAAATTTTAAATTTTTTTAATCTTAATATAAATCAAGAAAATTTAATAAATAGATTTATAAAATTGAATATATCTCATTTATCAACAAATTTTTTGAAAAATTATTCTTTTTTAATAAAAAAAAATTTTTCATCCAATAAAGAATGGAAACTTTATGATCTTTTAAGATTTATTCCTCCAAATAAAGATTTTCAATTAGAAAATTTAGTTAAAATCATAGAACCTATTAAACCTAGATTTTACTCTATTTCTTCTTCTCCTAAAGTTAATTTATTAGAAATACATATATCTGTATTGCTTGATCAATTTAGAATTGACGGAAAAACTAGATATGGACATTGCTCTAATTTTCTTTCAAATTTAGAAAAAGGAGAAAAAATTACATTTTCTATTCATAGGAATCAATCTTTTAAACTTCCAAAAAATGATGAAAATATGATTCTTATTTGTTCTGGGACAGGAATAGCTCCTTTTCGTTCTTTTTTATATGAAAGAGAGAAAGTTATATCTAAAGGAAAAAGTTGGCTTTTTTTTGGATTACAAAAGCGTTTTTTTGATTTTTTATTATATCAAATGGAAATAAAAAATTGGAAAAAGAAAGGAATTCTTTCTAGAGTTGATTTTGCTTTTTCTAGAGATCAAAAAAATAAAATTTATGTACAGGATAAAATATGGGAAAATCGTATAGATTTTTTTTTGTGGATAAAAAGTGGAGCACATATATATATTTGTGGGAAAAAAAAACCAATGAGTCTAGATGTAGAAAATACCATTTTTCGAATTATTAAAGAAGTTGGTTTTTGTAATCCAGAATATTTTATAAGAAATATGAAGAAAAAAAAGAAATATTTAAAAGATGTATATTGA
- the cysK gene encoding cysteine synthase A, with amino-acid sequence MRVKNILHTIGNTPHVRLSRLYPNHEVWIKLEKNNPGGSIKDRIALSMIEDAEKKGILKEGDTIIEPTSGNTGIGLAIVSSVKGYRLILVMPESMSIERRKLFSIFGAKFVLTPKEEGMKGAIEKAEELINSIQNSWMPKQFDNISNSNIHKNTTAIEILKSFPNGIDYFITGVGTGGHITGIGEVLKEKFPKIKIFSVEPEESPVIFGGKPNSHFLQGLGAGFIPSILNIKILDGSFLVSKEDAFSFVRKIAKKEGILVGISTGAALSAIDKELSNIPKNSTILTFNYDTGERYLSIDNLFF; translated from the coding sequence ATGAGAGTAAAAAATATATTACATACTATAGGTAATACACCCCATGTACGTTTAAGTCGTTTATATCCAAATCATGAAGTTTGGATAAAATTAGAAAAAAATAATCCAGGAGGAAGTATAAAGGATCGAATAGCTCTATCTATGATAGAAGATGCAGAAAAAAAAGGAATTCTTAAAGAAGGGGATACTATTATAGAACCAACTTCTGGAAATACTGGAATTGGATTAGCTATAGTTTCTTCTGTTAAAGGATATCGTCTTATTTTAGTAATGCCTGAATCTATGAGTATAGAAAGAAGAAAACTATTTTCAATTTTCGGGGCAAAATTTGTACTTACTCCTAAAGAAGAAGGAATGAAGGGGGCTATTGAAAAAGCTGAAGAACTTATAAATTCTATCCAAAATTCTTGGATGCCAAAACAATTTGATAATATATCTAATTCTAATATACACAAGAATACTACAGCAATTGAAATTTTAAAATCATTTCCAAATGGAATAGATTATTTTATTACGGGAGTAGGGACAGGAGGACACATTACTGGAATAGGAGAAGTATTAAAAGAAAAATTTCCAAAAATAAAAATATTCTCTGTAGAACCAGAGGAATCTCCAGTAATTTTTGGAGGAAAGCCTAATTCTCATTTTTTACAGGGGTTAGGAGCTGGATTTATTCCTTCTATTTTAAATATTAAGATATTGGATGGTTCTTTTTTGGTATCTAAGGAAGACGCATTTAGTTTTGTTCGTAAAATTGCTAAAAAAGAAGGAATTTTAGTTGGAATTTCCACAGGTGCTGCTTTATCTGCTATTGATAAAGAATTATCAAATATTCCAAAAAATTCTACTATTTTAACATTCAATTATGATACTGGAGAAAGATATCTATCAATTGATAATCTTTTTTTTTAA
- a CDS encoding serine O-acetyltransferase produces the protein MNSTSSHFLKKLFQKNNQNIKNGFYPSYLNKEKSEKFVDKLFNFLFIPEKLEDFNSLKEIYNKLEIELYKILIELNFEEKKSKNISKIFFEKIPIIYQTLVVDAYAILDFDPASTVIEEIYLSYPGFFATALYRIAHELWMMKIPIFPRLITEYAHSRTGVDIHASAKIGKAFVIDHGTGIVIGSSTKIGNDVKIYQGVTLGAIYVDKKLANKKRHPTIEDKVTIYAGATILGGDTIVGHDSILGGNVWVTHSIPPFSIVYQKSEIRMRNNSPFPDPINYMI, from the coding sequence ATGAATTCTACTAGTTCACATTTTTTGAAAAAATTATTCCAAAAAAATAACCAAAATATAAAAAATGGATTTTATCCTTCTTATCTTAACAAGGAAAAGTCCGAAAAATTTGTTGATAAATTATTTAATTTTCTTTTTATTCCTGAAAAATTAGAAGATTTTAATTCTTTAAAAGAAATTTATAATAAATTAGAAATAGAATTATACAAAATTCTTATCGAATTAAATTTTGAGGAAAAAAAATCGAAAAATATATCTAAAATTTTTTTTGAAAAAATACCTATTATCTATCAAACACTGGTCGTAGATGCATATGCCATTTTAGACTTTGATCCAGCTTCCACAGTAATAGAGGAGATTTATTTATCTTATCCAGGTTTTTTTGCTACTGCATTATATAGAATAGCACATGAACTATGGATGATGAAAATCCCTATTTTTCCTAGATTAATAACAGAATATGCTCATAGCAGAACGGGTGTAGATATTCATGCTTCAGCTAAAATTGGAAAAGCTTTCGTGATAGATCATGGAACAGGAATAGTTATAGGTTCCAGTACAAAAATAGGAAATGATGTTAAAATTTATCAGGGAGTAACTTTGGGTGCTATTTATGTAGATAAAAAATTAGCAAACAAGAAACGTCATCCAACTATAGAAGATAAAGTGACTATTTATGCTGGAGCAACAATTTTAGGAGGAGATACAATAGTTGGACATGACAGTATTCTTGGAGGAAATGTATGGGTAACACATAGTATCCCACCCTTTTCTATAGTTTATCAAAAAAGTGAAATAAGAATGAGAAACAATAGTCCTTTCCCTGACCCTATTAATTATATGATATAA
- a CDS encoding NADP-dependent isocitrate dehydrogenase, whose translation MKKIKVYNPIVEMNGDEMAKIIWKYIKEYFIFPYLDLKIVYFDLGIENRDRTNDQITIEAAHAIKKYNVGIKCATITPDHERMKEFHLKKMWKSPNGTIRNILGGTIFREPILVKNIPNIVKNWKKPICIARHANADQYNATDLLIKKKGKLYFHFIPEENQKEEQKKIEIHHFLEPGIAMGMYNTDKSINEFANSCFNYSIQKKYPLYLSTKNTILKIYDERYKEIFQYLYENKFISIFKKYGITYEHRLIDDMVAFSLKSKGGFIWACKNYDGDVQSDYIAQGFGSLGMMTSFLLSSDGKTMESEAAHGTIKKHYERYKKEKKTSTNPIASIFSWTRGLKHRANLDQNLDLKIFSEEIEKTCLDVIISGKMTKDLFNLSYENNLDIKKNNYLDTESFFYILKCKFEKRMKFLFGK comes from the coding sequence ATGAAAAAAATAAAAGTATATAATCCTATAGTAGAAATGAATGGAGATGAAATGGCAAAAATTATATGGAAATATATAAAAGAATATTTCATTTTTCCTTATTTAGATCTGAAAATTGTTTATTTTGATCTTGGAATAGAAAATAGAGATAGAACTAATGATCAAATAACAATAGAAGCAGCACATGCAATAAAAAAATATAATGTAGGAATAAAATGCGCAACTATAACACCAGACCATGAAAGAATGAAAGAATTTCATTTGAAAAAAATGTGGAAATCTCCAAATGGAACTATACGAAACATTTTAGGCGGTACTATTTTTAGAGAGCCTATTTTGGTAAAAAATATTCCAAATATCGTAAAAAATTGGAAAAAACCTATATGTATAGCTCGTCATGCAAATGCAGATCAATATAATGCAACTGATTTATTGATTAAAAAAAAAGGAAAATTATATTTCCATTTTATTCCAGAGGAAAATCAAAAAGAAGAACAAAAAAAAATTGAAATTCACCATTTTTTAGAACCAGGAATTGCTATGGGAATGTACAATACAGATAAATCTATTAATGAATTTGCTAATTCCTGTTTTAATTATTCTATTCAAAAAAAATATCCACTTTATCTTTCAACAAAAAATACCATATTAAAAATATATGATGAACGATATAAAGAAATATTTCAATATTTATATGAAAATAAATTCATATCCATATTTAAAAAATATGGAATAACTTATGAACATCGTTTAATTGATGATATGGTAGCTTTTTCCCTAAAATCAAAAGGAGGTTTTATCTGGGCTTGTAAAAATTACGATGGAGATGTACAATCTGATTATATTGCTCAAGGTTTTGGATCATTAGGGATGATGACTTCTTTTTTACTTAGTTCAGATGGAAAAACAATGGAATCTGAAGCGGCTCATGGAACAATAAAAAAACACTATGAAAGATATAAGAAAGAAAAAAAAACATCTACAAATCCAATAGCTTCTATTTTTTCCTGGACACGTGGATTAAAACACCGCGCTAATTTAGATCAAAATTTAGATTTAAAAATTTTTTCGGAAGAAATAGAAAAAACTTGCTTAGATGTTATTATTTCTGGAAAAATGACTAAAGATTTATTCAATCTATCTTATGAAAATAATTTAGATATAAAAAAAAATAATTATTTAGATACAGAATCTTTTTTTTACATTTTAAAATGTAAATTTGAAAAAAGAATGAAATTTTTATTCGGAAAATAA
- a CDS encoding AMP-binding protein, with amino-acid sequence MENKKSYLKMWINFSQKKIYSNNLLARKHPLYSWQESIFSIIKNWKDNNQKTLECFTSGSTGFPRKIFLKKNELYENAKKTVDTLKLGSKKIKGLLCLSPDYIASKMFLIRSIIFSWNIYCIPPTSNPLKNIKENFDIVSMVPLQVFYSSLYQLEKLKIILIGGGPISIEIEKKLQKISTRCYLTYGMTETLGHIALKRINGKKKKSYFQSLQDISLNVDKRNCLGIFMKKKIFIQTNDIVNLFSEHKFNWIGRYDNVINSGGIKIIPELIEKELYPFIYKRFIITSIPDNILGEKIVLVIEGNSFFVKIPKHIFKGKKRFYKPKYTFFIKNFMEKPYEKLKRKEIRNFLIKNYFPNKNFILFSNLHFKM; translated from the coding sequence GTGGAAAATAAAAAATCATATTTAAAAATGTGGATTAATTTTTCTCAAAAAAAAATATATTCTAATAATTTATTAGCAAGAAAACATCCATTATATTCTTGGCAAGAATCAATTTTTTCTATTATAAAGAATTGGAAAGATAATAATCAAAAAACATTGGAATGTTTTACTTCTGGTAGTACAGGTTTTCCAAGAAAAATTTTTTTAAAAAAAAATGAATTGTATGAAAATGCGAAAAAAACAGTTGATACTTTAAAATTAGGAAGTAAAAAAATTAAAGGATTATTATGTCTATCTCCAGATTATATAGCAAGTAAAATGTTTTTGATACGTTCAATCATATTCTCTTGGAATATTTATTGCATTCCTCCAACTTCTAATCCTTTAAAAAATATAAAGGAAAATTTTGATATTGTTTCGATGGTTCCTCTTCAAGTTTTTTATTCTAGTTTATATCAATTAGAAAAATTAAAAATTATTCTTATAGGAGGAGGTCCTATTTCTATAGAAATAGAAAAAAAATTACAAAAGATCTCCACAAGATGTTATCTTACATATGGAATGACAGAAACTTTAGGTCATATAGCTTTAAAAAGAATTAATGGAAAAAAGAAAAAATCTTATTTCCAATCTTTACAAGATATCTCTCTTAATGTAGATAAAAGAAATTGTTTAGGAATTTTTATGAAAAAAAAAATATTTATCCAAACAAATGATATTGTTAACCTATTTTCTGAACATAAATTTAATTGGATAGGTAGATATGATAATGTTATAAATAGTGGAGGTATTAAAATTATTCCTGAGTTAATAGAAAAAGAATTATATCCCTTTATTTACAAAAGATTTATAATAACTTCTATTCCAGATAATATTTTAGGAGAAAAAATAGTCTTAGTTATTGAAGGAAATTCTTTTTTTGTTAAAATACCAAAACATATTTTCAAAGGAAAAAAAAGATTTTATAAACCAAAATATACTTTTTTTATTAAAAATTTTATGGAAAAACCTTATGAAAAATTGAAAAGAAAAGAAATTAGAAATTTTCTAATTAAAAATTATTTTCCGAATAAAAATTTCATTCTTTTTTCAAATTTACATTTTAAAATGTAA